The Streptomyces griseiscabiei genomic sequence CCGGCGCGGTGAAGCTGGTGGCGGAGAACCACTTCGAGCGCCGTGCGGTCTCCCGCCAGGTGGCCCCCCACCTGGCGAACCCGCTCACCTTCTACCTCCCCGTGTACAAGGGCGGGCCGCACGGCGCGGCGAAGCTCGGGGCGGGCGTCTTCGCCTACTCCGCGCTCTCCGCGTTCGGCGACGGCGTCGGCCACCTCCTGTCCCCCGCCAAGGCGGCGCAGGACGTGCCCGAGCTGCGCACCGACAACCTCAAGGCCGTGGCCGTGTACGGCGACGACCAGATGAACGACTCCCGGATGGCCCTGATGACGGTCCGCGCGGCCGTCGAGTCCGGCGCGGTCGTGCTGAACCACGCCGAGGTCACCGGCCTGCGCTTCACCAAGGGCCGGGTCACCGGGGCCGAGCTGCGCGACCGGCTCTCCGACGACGAGTTCGGCGTGAGCGCCCGGCTGGTGCTCAACGCGACGGGGCCGTGGGTGGACCACCTGCGCCGTATGGAGAACCCGGACGCGGCGCCCTCCATCCGTCTCTCCAAGGGCGCGCACCTGGTCCTGAAGCGGACCGCGCCCTGGAAGGCCGCGCTCGCCACCCCCATCGACAAGTACCGCATCACCTTCGCCCTCCCCTGGGAGGACATGCTGCTGCTCGGCACCACCGACGAGGTGTACGAGGGCGACCCGGCGGACGTCGCGGTCACCGAGAAGGACACGGCCCAGATACTCGACGAGGCCGCTTTCTCCATCCGCGACCAGCAGCTCGACCGTGATCTGATCACGTACTCCTTCGCCGGCCTGCGGGTGCTGCCGGGCGGACCGGGCGACACCGCGAAGGCCAAGCGGGAGACGGTCGTCACCGAGGGCCGGGGCGGCATGCTGTCCGTCGCGGGCGGCAAGTGGACGACGTTCCGGCACATCGGCCGCACGATCATGAAGAAGCTGGAGGCGCTCCCCGGCCACCCGCTGGGCGAGGACTTCGAGCCGGTCGCCTCCCTTCCCAAGAAGCTGCCGCTGCCGGGTGTCGCCAACCCCCGCGCGGTCGCCCACCGTCTCCTCGTCGACCGCCCGGCACCCGGCCCCCGCATGGGCGCCGACACCGCCCGGCATCTGGCCACGCACTACGGTTCGCTGGCCTTCGACATCGCCCGCCTCGCCAACGAGAACCCCGAGCTGGCCGAGCGCGTCCACCCCGACGCGCCGGAGATCTGGGCCCAGGTCGTCTACGCCCGTGACACCGAGTGGGCCGAGACCGCCGACGACGTCCTGCGCCGCCGCACGACGCTGACGATACGGGGCCTCGCCACCGACGAGGTCCGCGCCAAGGTCCAGGACCTGCTCGACAAGAAGTGACCGGCTCTCGGTCCGGCCCCACCCCCTGACCGGGGCCGGACCGAGCGGAACGGCCCCCTCCGGGGCGGGACCACGGCAAAGGGGCGGCTCTCCACCGAGGGAGCCGCCCCTTTGCCGTCCTTGCCGTCCTTGCCGTCGGGCCGGTTGTCAGTGCCGGGTGCTTTCATGACCGCATGAACATCGATCACGCCGACCCCGCCGAACTGGCCGCCCTGCGCGCGGCCTTCGCCGTCGACGACGGCGGGGAGTCGGCGCTCGGCTGGCCCGCCGTGCGCGCCTTCGAGGCCGAGCACGGGGTGGTGCTCCCGGAGCCGTACCGGACGTTCGTGGCGGAGATCTCCGACGGCTCGTCCCAGGGGCCGCCCGAGTACGGGCTCGTGGGGCTGGCCGAGGTGCCGGCGGACTGGGGCGGCGACGGCGCCGACCGGGCCCTCGGTGAGCCGTTCCCGCTCACCGCGCCCTGGCTGTGGGAGGAGGACGAGGGCCCGTTCGACGACGAGGACGAGGCCGTCGACAGGGTCTCCGGGCATGGCTCGATCGTGCTCGGCACGGACGGGTGCGCCATGAACTGGCATCTCGTCGTCACCGGGCCCCACCGGGGGCACATATGGCAGGTCACCGATGTGGGTGCCATGCCGTTCGGCGCGGAGTTCGGTCATACGACCTCCGCGCCCGGCTTCGGCGGCTGGGTGGCGCACTGGGCCGCAGGGAAGGAGTGGTTCGACGCCGAGTCAGCCGAGTGGTGAGGCCACGAGGTCGCGTACGGCGTCCGGGGACGTCACCTCGGCCCGCCGCACGATCAGTTCGCGCCCCAGCAGCAGGGCCCGGCGTGACGCCGGGACCGGGTCGGCCAGCGTCGTCAGGTCGGTCAGGTGGGCGAAGCCGATGATGCGGCGGATCAGTTCCGTGCCGGCGAAGCCCAGGGACTCCGTCCAGACGCGGTGCAGGAAGCGGTCCAGGTAGGCGTCGTCGAAGAAGGTGTCGACGCGGGTGGGCCAGAGCCGGCGGAACTCGGACGTGAACGCCTCCCAGGAGAGGCGGAGTTGGTCGCCATGGTCCGACAGCGTGCCGAGGGCGCGGGCCCGCTCCTCCGAGACGAGCGCGTTGGCCCAGTACAGGCCCAGGTCGAAGCCGATGGGACCGACGAAGGAGAACTCTGGGTCGAAGACCCGTACGACGGGGGCGCCCGCGCGCTCGCCGACCATGACGCTGCCCGAGTGGAGGTCACCGTGCAGGAGGGCCTGGGCGCTCGTCATGAAGACATGGCGGAGGTCGGCGACCTCGGTGCGGAGCACGGCGTCCGCGCGGAACGCGGCGGCCAGGTCGTCCAAGCCGGGGTGCCAGTGGTTGTGCTCGTGCTCGATGTACGGCTCGGAGAGGACGACGTCCTCGGTGATCTCGCACAGCTCGGGGTTGACCGAGGCGGCGAGCAGGGCCTTGCGGTCGGCGGAGGTCATGCCGAAGTCGCTGGTGGCGAAGGAGAGCCGGGCGACAAGACGGCCGATCTGCGCCGAGGTGTGCGGGCCGTAGGAGGCGCCCTCGTTGAGGAGGGTGCGCAGGACCTCCAGGTCGGAGAGGTCCTCCATGACCAGCGCGAAGTTCTCGGGGTCGTAGCCGTGGATCGCGGGGATCTCGTCGGGGGCGACCTTCCCCAACTGCTCGTACGCGCGGGCCTCGGCGTCCGCCCGCTCGGGGCTCAGCGGCCAGGAGGGCCCGGCGACCCGGACCCAGGGCAGCGCCTGCTTGAGGGCGAGACTCCGGGTGCCGGCCGCGTTCGAGGCGAGGAAGACGCGGTTGACGTTGCCGTCCGACACCTCGCGGACGGTGATGTCGTCCACGTCCTCCCAGTGTCCCCGCTCGCGCAGATACGCGGGGATGTCGTCGGTCTCCAGAATGCGGTAGCCCATGGTCGGTGAACTCCCTCGTACGGCTGATGCGGTTGATGCGGCTTATGGGGTGCGGCGCTTGGACAAGGTGAAGCTGAAGACGAGGGCGAGGATGAGGACCACGCCCTCGACGACGTCCTGGGTGTAGTACGGCAGCCCCTTGATGGTGAGGCCGGTGGTGATGATGCCGATGAGCACCGCGCCGAGGGCGGTGCCCCACACGTTCGGGCGTCCGCGTCCGAGGACCGAGGTGCCGACGAGGGCGACCGCGACGGCCTCCAGGAGCTGGGAGGTGCCGGCGGACACGTCGCCCTGGCCGATGCGGGAGGCCAGGATCAGGCCGCCGACGGAGGCGAGGACGCCGGAGAGGACGTAGGCCAGCGCCCGGTACGCGCCGACGCGGATGCCGGCCAGGCGGGAGGCCTCGGGGTTGGCGCCGATGGCGTAGAAGATGCGGCCCCAGCGGGTGCGGGCCAGGAACACCCAGGCGGCGACCGTCAGCGCGCCGAAGATCAGTACGGAGATGGGGATACCGAGGACCGTGCCCCGGTCGATCTTCAGAAAGCCGTCGGTGAACTTGCCGGGGGCGGTGGTGCCGTCCTCCAGGGTCATGCCGGGGGTGATCGACTGGCCGTCGACCAGGATCAGTTTGGTGCCCTGGATGACGAACATGGTGCCGAGGGTGGCCAGCATGTCGGGGATCTTCATCACCACGATCAGCAGGGCGTTGAGGAGGCCCGCGAGGGCGCCCGCCGCGAGGACGGCGAGGATCGCGACCGTGCCGATCTGGTTGTGGACGACCATCGTGTGCGCGGCGACCGAGACACCGAGGCCGGCCACCGCACCGACAGACATGTCCATGCCGCCGACGGCCATGGTGAGGGTGACACCGAGGCCGAGGATGGCGGCGACGGAGACATAGCGGAGGGTGTCCAGGAGGGTCGCCGACTCACGGAAGGAGCCCTCGGTCAGCGCGAAGTAGGCGAAGAGCGCGACCGTGACGAAGATGAAGCCGTACTTGATGACGGCGTTCTGGACGCGTACGCCGGTGGACGGGCCGGACGGGGTGGCCGCCTTCGCCACGGGCGCGGTGCTCTGGGTGGTGGTCATGGAAGCGCTTCCTCAGGGGGCCGGGCCGGGGTCACACGGACGCCGAGATGGTCTGGATGACGCGGTCGCGTTCCGCGTCCTCGCCGTACGCGTCGAGGTGGATCTCCCCGGCGGCGAGCACGACGACCCGGTCGGCGACCTCCAGGACCTCGTCGACGTCGGCGGACAGGACGAGGACGGCGGCGCCCTCGGCGGCGAGCGCGCGGGCGCGGCGGCCGATGTCGCGCCGGGCGCCGATGTCCACGCCTCGGAACGGCTCGTCCAGGATGAGGACGCGGGGGGTCTCGGCGAGCCAGCGGCCGACGACCACCTTCTGCTGGTTGCCGCCGGAGAGTTCCTCGACGGCGCTGTGCTCGTCGCGGGTGACGACCCCGAGGGCGTCGATGGTGTCGCGGCCGAGGGCGTTCTCCCGGGCCGTGTTCAGCAGGCCCAGCCGGGACAGGGACTTCAGGAACGGCAGGGAGATGTTCTGGGCCACGGACCAGCCGGGGACGAGGGCGTCGGAGTGCCGGTCCTCGGGGACGAGGTGGACGCCGCCGCGGATGGCGTCGGCGGGGCGGCGGGGCGCGTACGCCCGACCGTCCAGCTCGACCGTGCCGGTGGTGAAGGGTTCGGCGCCGAAGAGGCCGCGAGCCAGTTCGGTCTTGCCGGCGCCCAGCAGGCCGACGACGCCGGTGACTTCGCCGGTGCGGAGGTCGAGGTCGAGGGGCGCGCGGCCCTCGAAGAGACGCACCCCGCGCAGGGAGAGGACCACGTCGCCCTGGTCGCCCTCGCGGACCGGGCGGGCGGTGGTGGTCTCCTGGGCCTGGGCGAGCATCGCGCGCAGGGCGGCGTCCCAGTCGAAGGGGCGGGCCTGGTCCTCGGTGAGACGGCCGTCCCGCAATACGACCAGACGGTCGGCCAGTGCGTCGATCTCGCCGAGGCGGTGGGAGACGTAGAGGACCGCGATGCCGTCCGCCCGCATCCGCTCGACCAGCGCGAACAGGCGCTCGGCCTCGGCGGCGGAGAGCGCGGAGGTCGGCTCGTCGAGGATGAGCAGCCGGGGGCGGGTGGCGAGCGCGCGGGCCAGGATCAGCAACTGGCGGTCGGAGATGCCGAGTTCGGTGACATCCCGCTTGAGGACCGCGTCGGACCAGTCGAGGCCGAGGCCGGCCTGGATCTCCCGGGCGCGGGCGAGCAGCTTGCCGCCGTTGAGGAACGGGTTGCCGCGGCGCTGCGCCAGCTCCTCGAAGACCAGGTTCTCGGCGACGGTGAGGCCGGGGACGACGCCCTCACCGATGCGCTGGTGGACGGTCTGGATGCCCAACTGCCGGGCGGCCAGCGGCGACTGGAGAGCCGCGGGCTCCCCCGCGACCCGCACCTCACCGCCGTGGTCCGTGTGCACACCCGACAGGATCTTGATGAGGGTGGACTTGCCGGCGCCGTTCGCACCGAGCAGCGCGACCACGCTGCCCGGTGCGATGTCCAGCGAGACGGAGGCGAGCACCGTCCTGCCGCCGAAGGCCATGCTGACGTCGGTCAGGCTGACGGCTGCCGCTGTCTGCGGCTCCTCCGCCGCCCGGCCGTTGTCGGCGGTGTCAGTGGGCGACATTCGAGATCCAGTCGGCGGTCGAGACCTGCGACAGGTTCAGCGCGGGCAGCGCCTCGCGCAGCTGGTCCATGTTCTCGATCTTCTTCTCGCGCAGGAAGTCCTGGGTGATGGCGACGGCCGGGAACTCCACGGAGGTCTTGTTCAGCTGTCCGGCCAGCTCCAGCGCGGTCGTCCGGACCACGGCGGCACC encodes the following:
- a CDS encoding glycerol-3-phosphate dehydrogenase/oxidase, giving the protein MTSQTTLQTLPALGTRPASGSNPSRAETREQLSKASYDLLVIGGGILGISTAWHAAQSGLRVALVDAGDFAGATSSASSKLLHGGLRYLQTGAVKLVAENHFERRAVSRQVAPHLANPLTFYLPVYKGGPHGAAKLGAGVFAYSALSAFGDGVGHLLSPAKAAQDVPELRTDNLKAVAVYGDDQMNDSRMALMTVRAAVESGAVVLNHAEVTGLRFTKGRVTGAELRDRLSDDEFGVSARLVLNATGPWVDHLRRMENPDAAPSIRLSKGAHLVLKRTAPWKAALATPIDKYRITFALPWEDMLLLGTTDEVYEGDPADVAVTEKDTAQILDEAAFSIRDQQLDRDLITYSFAGLRVLPGGPGDTAKAKRETVVTEGRGGMLSVAGGKWTTFRHIGRTIMKKLEALPGHPLGEDFEPVASLPKKLPLPGVANPRAVAHRLLVDRPAPGPRMGADTARHLATHYGSLAFDIARLANENPELAERVHPDAPEIWAQVVYARDTEWAETADDVLRRRTTLTIRGLATDEVRAKVQDLLDKK
- a CDS encoding SMI1/KNR4 family protein, with translation MNIDHADPAELAALRAAFAVDDGGESALGWPAVRAFEAEHGVVLPEPYRTFVAEISDGSSQGPPEYGLVGLAEVPADWGGDGADRALGEPFPLTAPWLWEEDEGPFDDEDEAVDRVSGHGSIVLGTDGCAMNWHLVVTGPHRGHIWQVTDVGAMPFGAEFGHTTSAPGFGGWVAHWAAGKEWFDAESAEW
- the mtnK gene encoding S-methyl-5-thioribose kinase, whose protein sequence is MGYRILETDDIPAYLRERGHWEDVDDITVREVSDGNVNRVFLASNAAGTRSLALKQALPWVRVAGPSWPLSPERADAEARAYEQLGKVAPDEIPAIHGYDPENFALVMEDLSDLEVLRTLLNEGASYGPHTSAQIGRLVARLSFATSDFGMTSADRKALLAASVNPELCEITEDVVLSEPYIEHEHNHWHPGLDDLAAAFRADAVLRTEVADLRHVFMTSAQALLHGDLHSGSVMVGERAGAPVVRVFDPEFSFVGPIGFDLGLYWANALVSEERARALGTLSDHGDQLRLSWEAFTSEFRRLWPTRVDTFFDDAYLDRFLHRVWTESLGFAGTELIRRIIGFAHLTDLTTLADPVPASRRALLLGRELIVRRAEVTSPDAVRDLVASPLG
- a CDS encoding ABC transporter permease, whose protein sequence is MTTTQSTAPVAKAATPSGPSTGVRVQNAVIKYGFIFVTVALFAYFALTEGSFRESATLLDTLRYVSVAAILGLGVTLTMAVGGMDMSVGAVAGLGVSVAAHTMVVHNQIGTVAILAVLAAGALAGLLNALLIVVMKIPDMLATLGTMFVIQGTKLILVDGQSITPGMTLEDGTTAPGKFTDGFLKIDRGTVLGIPISVLIFGALTVAAWVFLARTRWGRIFYAIGANPEASRLAGIRVGAYRALAYVLSGVLASVGGLILASRIGQGDVSAGTSQLLEAVAVALVGTSVLGRGRPNVWGTALGAVLIGIITTGLTIKGLPYYTQDVVEGVVLILALVFSFTLSKRRTP
- a CDS encoding sugar ABC transporter ATP-binding protein: MSPTDTADNGRAAEEPQTAAAVSLTDVSMAFGGRTVLASVSLDIAPGSVVALLGANGAGKSTLIKILSGVHTDHGGEVRVAGEPAALQSPLAARQLGIQTVHQRIGEGVVPGLTVAENLVFEELAQRRGNPFLNGGKLLARAREIQAGLGLDWSDAVLKRDVTELGISDRQLLILARALATRPRLLILDEPTSALSAAEAERLFALVERMRADGIAVLYVSHRLGEIDALADRLVVLRDGRLTEDQARPFDWDAALRAMLAQAQETTTARPVREGDQGDVVLSLRGVRLFEGRAPLDLDLRTGEVTGVVGLLGAGKTELARGLFGAEPFTTGTVELDGRAYAPRRPADAIRGGVHLVPEDRHSDALVPGWSVAQNISLPFLKSLSRLGLLNTARENALGRDTIDALGVVTRDEHSAVEELSGGNQQKVVVGRWLAETPRVLILDEPFRGVDIGARRDIGRRARALAAEGAAVLVLSADVDEVLEVADRVVVLAAGEIHLDAYGEDAERDRVIQTISASV